AAccaacccaaaaaataaaacaattttttttccttttatcatCAACCCAGAGAAGACCTCGTTACTTCATACACCAAGAAACATGCTGCATTTGCCGGCACACTTCGGGTCATGGCAGGTCCAAACCCCTTGTACAACCCTTTCGCTCCCTCTGACCTAAGGATCTTACCGAACGCGTCCATGGAGCCCGAAAACTTGGGATTTTTGTAGTCATCCACCTGAATTACACTCTTGATGACATCGGTTGGATACACAAAGGCCCAGAATGAAGCTCCGGCCAGGCCTCCAGCCACGATCAGAGAACCTCTTCCCAACTTCGACGTGTCTTGCCCTCCGGCAAGGTATTGTTTCAAGGCTTCATAGACACCAAACATTGCAGCATTGCCCGGTACTTCCCGTGCCAATGTTGGAACCAAGCCCTTGAAGAGGCCTCTAATGCCGCCCTCTGACCGGAGAACATGCCTGGCCACATCCATTGGCCCTCCATACTTCACCACCACAGCGGCTCCACCGGCATCTGCCAGTGCACTCTGGGCTTGCAACCTGTTTTTCGAGTTAAATCATGAATAGCATTTAAGGTCTagaatctaaaaaattatacatcttTTCTATACATAAATTCTTGTATGATCAGAATCTCCATAGGCAACCAAAAACAAGAGAGCACAACTGAATGTGGAACTGACCTGCACTTGATCAATTCAGTGGGGCAAGCAAGAAAGGAGACGGCAACTCCAGCCCCAGCCCCAGCTACGATCTGCTGGTTAACTGTGAGAGGCATGCCGGGCTCAGATCTTAATAGAGATTCCATTTGTCCTCTCACTGTAAAGAGGACGGCATTGAAGGCTGCAACTGTAGCCAGTGGCGCCCCCATGCCTTTGTACAGGCCCCTCGGGCCTTCTGACGCTAATGTTTGTCTGACAGCATCCATGGCACCCGAGTATTTGGGGGGTTGGCCCGGGAGTGGAGTGGGTTGGCTTTGGAGTTTGACCTTGATCGTATCGAATGGATGCCCAACAATCAGCTGAGAAGCCCCCCCAACTGTCCCAGAAAGTAGGTCCTTGGCAACATCACCCATCTGCATATTGGATATGCAACCAAAAGAGTATCAGTTTTCAAACAAAGCAATGAAGCAGTGACAGAGAGCCTCTCGTCCAACAAAAAATTTCCTTTGTGCTGCACTTCGAGTCAGAGAGAAACGCTCCGCCAAGAATGAGAAATTAGGGATGCATTGCTTAACAAAGGAGATATGTATCGCCACCaccaacaataataatatactgAGTCTTAATTCTAGAAAATGGGGTTGGCTAAATGAATCCTAACTCATCAACTAATTCCATGCACAGCCATATTTTCTGTAAGGCACTATGTACAAGAAATTCATACTCCAAGTGCTCTCTAATTCCAAGATGTAAATATGATAAAAAGAAAAGTCAAATTATTTCTGTGATCGCATTGATTTACGGCATTGGCAATTTGGCAATCCTGAGGTTCCTTACACCCACAATGTTTGGCAGAAATCCAAATCATACTTGAGTATATGTGTTCCAAGCACGATTATCTCAAAGTagcttttatattatatatatatatatatagggtttcaaaatattatatctACTGAAACCTTTTTTGAAGATAAATCAAAACCTGCAGTAACGAAATGATTAAGTGCCAACTGGGTGTTTAAAAGGAGAGGGAGGGTTTTGCTCTTATATTTTAGAAACACAGATTAAAAATTGCAAAGTCCTCAAATAAGATATTCTACATGTGAAGGATCAAAATAAATGGAGAGGCTACTCTCCGTTTAGAAAATAACTGTGAGAATGCTAATATTtagtgtttgtgatgaaaagTTTTCACTCCCATCACTTGGCTAGTTCAAGAGATTTTGATCTTCAATCCATATAACAACTCCCAATACATCTTCAAatgacttctttttctttcccttcaAATTCGTGCACAAAATCATACAATATAATAATGACACATTTCTGgactctttttttgtttttttttaatgattgtgCAACTCAAACATACAACACTTCGGAACATAATCCAAAAGAATAGATCAACATAGAAATATCAAGTTCTCGTGaggatattatttatttatttttttgatgaaCCAAAACCAAGTAGCTCTTGGCCAGGATGTGACCTGAGCAGCGACTTGTGTCATGTCCTTGCTAAGCCTAGAAAAGACCTGAGTGAGTTGTACATCTAATCACAGTCGAAGGATACTATTGAACCCTATGCTTCTCACATGTGTCAGGGCATAGAACTACTGCCACAAGTGAGTTTGCCACCCTAACCACATATGAAGGGAACTTGTGGCAAGTTAAACTCACAACCTCCTAGAAGTGGTGTTCTTACCATTTACAATCTCAATCACATGTCAAACTCTCATTAGACGTGCAATGGGTAGTATTAAGTATCTCGATCCAAATTTTTTTGTATCAGTGACATCAGAAATAGAAATTGATTGTTCAATGTTCACTCATGTGGCATTCCTCAGAGTGTAGCCTATGCAAGAGCCATCTTATTGGACCTAAAATTatgaaaggagagagaaaatgaaggaccATTGACAAGATGATCAATCCTCATCTCATTGGCACTATCAGCTTGGGAGACCAAAATTTATCTTCACTATTAGTTTCAATCCAGTTGTTCATTGAACATGTCTTTGACAAGCAATCTCCCTTTTGCTTTTGAACTAATAATGCAAATACATAGTGTTTCATTCTGAATTACTTTTGAGGACCAATCTAGAATTTGGTTTTAGTCACCCCTTCCTTCTTTTGAATGGGACGAAAGAATATAATTGTGCTgtgattttagttaaaaattgaatcaacttttaaaaattgaCATGAAATTGAGCTGAGTTCAAGTCGTAAAGAATCTACATAGGAGaaccaagaaaataatagaCGTCCCAGAAGTCAAAAGGCTGCTCAGAATTTGAACTTGGTAGCGATAGGTAGAATCGATAAGACATGAATACAGCGGAGGTAAGATGCATGACTTTCATTCACAAATCATTATACTTGATAAAAGGAAATGGTAGTCCACTTCATCCTATAAACATCAAATATGTCAGAAAAGCCCACTATTAATACCAATTTGGCTTATACACTGCTGAATCTCCACTCTTAAGGCCCATAAAATCACGAACACTGGGTTAACAGATCCAAATCAAACAATATGAAACAGGTCatttaattttccaaatcatAACACTTTACGCGCCAAACTGGACACCAATGATCCATATTGGAGAATCAAGAAATTACGCCacaaaaacccaaaaatataaCGGCATCTTTATTCACAATCCATGTCAAATAAGGAAAACCCAAATCCACTCTTAGGCAAAGCTAAACCTAAAAACTCTATCACTAATTCAAGAATCCAACATAACATTAAAATCCAACAGTATTGCTTACCCTGGCTGATTGTCTTGATCTGGATTAGAATTGCAGGGAAAATACGAAGAACCCCCTTTGGCAGAAACTTACAAGATGCAATACCTGATTGAAAACGGAGAATAAGAATACAAATCAACAGACGATTGAACCATAGATTTGATGTTGGAGATTTTGTATTACCAGCTATTGATTAACCCTGTGCCATTGTGAAGATACAAAATCGAAAAGAGTAAGAGGACGGGTACCCAGAAAAGGGGAGATATCAAGAAAGCGAAAAGGGAGTGACTTTGCGATGAGTTTGGCGAAGTGAAATGTATGAATAACACATAAGAAAGGGTTTCGATAGAATCTTGAAAAGATCCAGAGCCACAAGAAAATGGTGGGTTGTGACAAACCAGAATTTGGTTGGTGGGGAGTGGATTTCACACtaagaaaacaaacaaacagagagagagagagagagagagatgcgaACCAGCAAGAAAGGAAGAGGGCAGATGAAGACACGACGACTCAGCGAATCTGAACCTCTCTCCCGTCTCACTGGAAGCGCTTGTCTGGACATTTCTATTCCGCAAAGGGCATAAAAATGCCTCCACTTTGCATTTTAGCCCTGTGTCACCCGACTCAGATTCGGATCTATCGTACCCGTTTGTTATAACTTcgttaaaaaattatagattctaactttttaaattataatttctaaaacttagaataagtgaTGAACTTATTTGTTACAATTTCTCAAaagttgtagttaaacagttgtggtatttgataccataagctgtaaaataacttatttttgtataattgtccataatacccttaatagttatagaatgataatttaaaaattaattagtgtatatgtataaatttcaagtgttataaaaaaattaattagtgtatagagagaagagatctgaaaatggaaatggcggtggagaagagaGACCCTTGATTGTGTGTATagaagagtaattctttgttcAAAATAAGgtcaaaattgtcataaaactATAACTGTTTAATCAGAAGTTGTAGAAATTGGGGTACCCTAcctttgaaaaagccagcttctaaCTCTTCTAAAAGTtagtagaagctataagctataattctaaaaactaaaacaaacactacataccCACTTTTTTGAAACTAAAAGCTAAAAGCTAAAAGTTGCAGCTTTTagggcctgtttgttgcagcttaaaagctgtaacttttagtttatagcttcaaaaaagtgggtatgtagtgtttgttttaacttttagAATTCTAGCTTATAGCTtatactagcttttagaaggggtagaagctggctttttcaaagctgggaTACCCCACCTTCTACAACTTCTGATTaaacagttacattttttttgacaattttgcccttatttttaacaaagaattactcttctGTCTACGCAATCAAGGACCTCTCTTCTCCatcgccatctccattttcaaatctcttcttctttcttgccatctatacactaattaattttttttataacacttgaaacttatacatatacactaattaatttttaaattatcattctataactattaaggatATTAtagacaattatacaaaaataagttattttacagcttatggtatcaaacaccacaactgtttaactacaacttctgaaaagttgtaacaaacaagttcacaacttattctaaattttagaaactataatctaagaagttagaaactataatttctttaattaagttgcaacaaacggggcctTAAGCTACAACAAAGAGGCCTATTGTGTCCTTTTAACAGTTTTACTATTTTGCCTAAGAGGCTTATGGAAGAGCTAATGGAGAAAggtttaaataacaaaaatacccctTATCTAATCATAAATTTACTTCTTTTGCCCTTGGCTGCCTGCGCTCTTTTCTCCCCTTCCCATGCTTGTCTCTAACAATCTCTAGTAACCGCCTTCTTCTTGCCATCTTCCTCAGCTCGCCTTGACCATCGCTGCTTCCTCTTTCTCCGCCAAAAGAGAGGATAAAGTAACGATCAATGTGCAAAAGACAAGTCGACGTGAGGTGAGAGGCGAGGCATTGAGAGGAAGGCGTTTGCTAAATGTGGCCATgggaaagggaaagaaaagaaagaggaggcggttgtaatacccaagaatttcaaaaagactcaagagtaaaatatcttggggtaaaagtgaaatttcagataaattgagggtataagggtaatttcttactACTATGAATGAccaaatcgactgtagggagtgccctggagccgagatatctaaggaaaatgttACGGCattgacgagcatctcgagaaatgatttttagtatCGAGGAAGATCGAAtcaggaacaatttttggtacagctaaaatgcagctgcgaTTTAGATTGCAAAATCAAATTATCGTATGGggctttcgggaagtcaacagaagcttaAGGGagtttcgatttttcataaggaacaacctttcagcagtttcaggaagaaacgaaagagTTTAcggccaaaacaaagattcgggtctaagtgcaattttttaaaattgctaaAGGGAGGTCGAAGCGATGTCTTTTTAGAATCTTTGGGGGTCAAATAaaagttttaggacttgaggaacttaaatgcaattatgcaAAGTTAAGGGGCTTTGTAAAAATGGGCTAAagtaagaaagccaaagttgaggggccaaaatgcaatttcaagaaaaaccCCCAAGCatccatggccgaccagccatcccatcaccgaattcggCCACGGGAGACTCGAGGAAGTGGTTGAGGGCCTTAGGGAAAGCCAAGACAAGCTTCTTGGCCaacaaaatggccaaaattgcGTCAAAATTGGGCCAACTTTCGGCCAAAAGTGGCTGAAAGTTTGGCCACTGAGAATCGAGTTTTGGGTTGCTTTCGGTGGGATTTGGACTCATTAAGAGCAAGAGGAGACATCAGAGGCCTTGGGTTGCTCAAGATTCGTTGTTTAGGGGGTCCAAAATGGCCTATAAATAAGCGTTCATGGTGGCCGAATCTAGAAGAAATTTAGGCTTCAAATCGAGGCCGATTTGGAACGAATTGAGCGACCAAAATATAGGGTTTTTGTTGCCCATGGCTTGGAGATaaaatttggagaatttggGGTATTTTCGTAGAGGTTTGAGGGGTTTTCGTGGGTTCATTGAAAAATCAAGGCGGGTGGGAGGGCCGAGCCTATAAAAGGCCGGTTGGAGCACCTCCAGGTCTTCTTTCGAGCATCGGGATACACCATTTGGATCGACTGGAAGAGGGGGAGAAAATGGCATCGGTATCTCGAATCTCCGGTGTGCCGTCGCTGGAGAAAAAGGTCGGTGCGTGGTCTTCACGCGTAGAAGTCACGTGTGACGCGTATGAGCATGTGGGAGCttgaaaaaatgtgaaaaaaatgccaaaaattctaaaaaattatgttcTCAAAggttgtgcaaaaagttttgatgtTTGCCTTCCCGATTTCCGCAACGACCAACCTCAATTTGCTTGCAAACGAAGCTTTGAGGTatgttctagaattttctattg
The Diospyros lotus cultivar Yz01 chromosome 12, ASM1463336v1, whole genome shotgun sequence DNA segment above includes these coding regions:
- the LOC127786728 gene encoding mitochondrial carnitine/acylcarnitine carrier-like protein, with the translated sequence MGDVAKDLLSGTVGGASQLIVGHPFDTIKVKLQSQPTPLPGQPPKYSGAMDAVRQTLASEGPRGLYKGMGAPLATVAAFNAVLFTVRGQMESLLRSEPGMPLTVNQQIVAGAGAGVAVSFLACPTELIKCRLQAQSALADAGGAAVVVKYGGPMDVARHVLRSEGGIRGLFKGLVPTLAREVPGNAAMFGVYEALKQYLAGGQDTSKLGRGSLIVAGGLAGASFWAFVYPTDVIKSVIQVDDYKNPKFSGSMDAFGKILRSEGAKGLYKGFGPAMTRSVPANAACFLVYEVTRSSLG